The Burkholderia cepacia genome includes a region encoding these proteins:
- the groES gene encoding co-chaperone GroES: MNLRPLHDRVIVKRLDQETKTASGIVIPDAAAEKPDQGEVLAVGPGKRDDKGAPIALDVKVGDRVLFGKYAGQTVKVDGNELLVMREEDIMAVVNAK, from the coding sequence ATGAACCTTCGTCCTTTGCACGATCGCGTGATCGTCAAGCGCCTGGATCAGGAAACCAAGACCGCCTCGGGCATCGTGATCCCCGACGCCGCTGCTGAAAAGCCGGACCAGGGCGAAGTCCTGGCCGTCGGCCCGGGCAAGCGTGACGACAAGGGCGCGCCGATCGCGCTCGACGTGAAGGTCGGCGATCGCGTCCTGTTCGGCAAGTACGCAGGCCAGACCGTGAAGGTCGACGGCAACGAACTGCTGGTCATGCGCGAAGAAGACATCATGGCCGTGGTCAACGCCAAGTAA
- the efeB gene encoding iron uptake transporter deferrochelatase/peroxidase subunit — MANDRNRPPRPARRGFLKAGGAAVAAGLAAASMPAAHAAGAPPPEAPAHDGVEPFYGRHQGGIVTPQQRHAYFAALDLTTAQRADVIALLKTWTDAAARMTRGDTAQPLVTSGGDDTAPVDGGDALGLGPARLTLTFGFGPGLFALAGKDRYGLAKHRPAALVDLPRFNGDQLLPEKTGGDLFIQACADDAQVAFHAVRQLVRLGAKATQMRWGQAGFTSGKPGETPRNLMGFKDGTMNPSMSDPAAMNAFVWAGSEGPAWMNGGTYTVVRRIRITLEHWDNTELGFQEQVVGRHKYSGAPLGRKDEFEALDLDAADKDGNPVIPDNAHARLASPQLNNGAQILRRAYSYNDSTNFYIERWPPWRQQTEYDAGLMFVAHQRDPRRGFIPINEKLSKLDIMNQFTTHVGSAIFACPPGAQPGSYIGAALFGA, encoded by the coding sequence ATGGCAAACGATCGCAACCGGCCGCCCCGCCCCGCACGGCGCGGCTTCCTGAAGGCGGGCGGCGCCGCGGTGGCCGCCGGCCTCGCCGCCGCGTCGATGCCCGCCGCGCATGCGGCCGGCGCGCCGCCTCCGGAAGCGCCCGCGCACGACGGCGTCGAGCCGTTCTACGGCCGGCACCAGGGCGGCATCGTGACGCCGCAGCAGCGCCACGCGTATTTCGCGGCGCTCGACCTGACGACGGCGCAGCGCGCGGACGTCATCGCGCTGCTGAAGACCTGGACCGACGCCGCCGCGCGGATGACACGCGGCGACACCGCGCAACCGCTCGTCACGTCGGGCGGGGACGACACGGCCCCCGTCGATGGCGGCGACGCGCTCGGCCTCGGCCCCGCCCGCCTGACCCTCACGTTCGGCTTCGGGCCCGGCCTGTTCGCGCTCGCGGGCAAGGACCGCTACGGCCTCGCGAAGCATCGCCCCGCCGCGCTCGTCGACCTGCCGCGTTTCAACGGCGACCAGTTGCTGCCCGAGAAAACCGGCGGCGACCTGTTCATCCAGGCCTGCGCGGACGACGCGCAGGTCGCGTTCCACGCGGTGCGCCAGCTCGTGCGCCTCGGCGCGAAGGCAACGCAGATGCGCTGGGGCCAGGCCGGCTTCACGTCGGGCAAGCCCGGCGAGACGCCGCGCAACCTGATGGGTTTCAAGGACGGCACGATGAATCCGTCGATGTCCGATCCGGCCGCGATGAACGCATTCGTGTGGGCCGGCAGCGAAGGCCCGGCATGGATGAACGGCGGCACCTACACGGTCGTGCGCCGGATCCGCATCACGCTCGAGCACTGGGACAACACGGAGCTCGGCTTCCAGGAACAGGTGGTCGGCCGCCACAAATACAGCGGCGCGCCGCTCGGCCGGAAGGACGAGTTCGAGGCGCTCGACCTCGACGCGGCCGACAAGGACGGCAACCCGGTGATCCCCGACAACGCGCATGCGCGCCTCGCGTCGCCGCAGCTCAACAACGGCGCGCAGATCCTGCGCCGCGCGTACTCGTACAACGACAGCACGAACTTCTACATCGAGCGCTGGCCGCCGTGGCGCCAGCAGACCGAGTACGACGCGGGGCTGATGTTCGTCGCGCACCAGCGCGACCCGCGCCGTGGCTTCATTCCGATCAACGAGAAGCTCTCGAAGCTGGACATCATGAACCAGTTCACCACGCACGTCGGCAGCGCGATCTTCGCGTGCCCGCCGGGCGCGCAACCTGGTTCGTATATCGGCGCCGCGCTGTTCGGCGCGTAG
- a CDS encoding carbohydrate porin yields MKFASSNGDGIRARMRPAARAALVVCGSLVSAAAFAAASVDAQPEAPEADLAIQAKPTSMWTGIWTRQSLLGDMGGIRPWLGKYGATLQITETSEYLANLRGGLNRGGAYDGLTTATLTVDTQKAIGLAGGTFNVSALQIHGTNLSQYNLGTLNTASGIEAQGTTRLWELWYQQSFLDKRVDVKIGQQSLDQEFMVSTYANTFVNTMFGWPALPSYDLPNGGPAYPLAGLGVRVRAQITPKLTALAGVFDGDPLGNNPNNLSGTNFNLHNGTLYIGELQYALNQPSDGEMDTGRSNGLPGTYKIGVWYHNGRFADQNVGTDGLSLADPASNDNAQLRHGDYSFYAVADQMIWRPDPSGPRSLGVFARVMGAPGDRNLVSFSANAGIVLKAPFEGRDNDSVGLAVTYIKIGNHVTSLDRDQIAFSNGPYGVRTRETTLEATYQYQVNPWWIVQADAQYTFNAGAGQNPGDATQPLRNTFVLGARTTITF; encoded by the coding sequence ATGAAATTTGCATCGTCCAATGGAGACGGCATCCGCGCGCGGATGCGCCCGGCCGCGCGCGCGGCCCTCGTCGTCTGCGGCTCGCTCGTCAGCGCCGCCGCGTTCGCCGCCGCGTCCGTCGACGCGCAGCCGGAGGCCCCCGAGGCCGACCTGGCGATCCAGGCGAAGCCGACCAGCATGTGGACCGGCATCTGGACGCGCCAGAGCCTGCTCGGCGACATGGGCGGCATCCGCCCGTGGCTCGGCAAGTACGGCGCGACGCTGCAGATCACCGAAACCAGCGAATACCTCGCGAACCTGCGCGGCGGCCTGAACCGCGGCGGCGCCTACGACGGACTGACGACGGCCACGTTGACGGTCGACACGCAGAAGGCGATCGGCCTGGCCGGCGGCACGTTCAACGTCAGTGCGCTGCAGATCCACGGCACCAACCTGAGCCAATACAACCTCGGCACGCTCAACACCGCAAGCGGCATCGAGGCGCAGGGCACGACGCGCCTGTGGGAGCTGTGGTACCAGCAGTCGTTCCTCGACAAGCGCGTCGACGTGAAGATCGGCCAGCAGAGCCTGGACCAGGAATTCATGGTCAGCACGTATGCGAACACGTTCGTCAACACGATGTTCGGCTGGCCCGCGCTGCCGTCGTACGACCTGCCCAACGGCGGCCCCGCGTATCCGCTCGCGGGCCTCGGCGTGCGCGTGCGCGCGCAGATCACGCCGAAGCTCACCGCGCTCGCGGGCGTGTTCGACGGCGACCCGCTCGGCAACAACCCGAACAACCTCAGCGGCACCAACTTCAACCTGCACAACGGCACGCTCTATATCGGCGAGCTGCAGTACGCGCTGAACCAGCCGTCCGACGGCGAAATGGACACCGGCCGCTCGAACGGGCTGCCGGGCACCTACAAGATCGGCGTCTGGTATCACAACGGCCGCTTCGCGGACCAGAACGTGGGCACCGACGGGCTGTCGCTCGCCGATCCCGCGTCGAACGACAACGCGCAGCTGCGCCACGGCGACTACAGCTTCTACGCGGTGGCCGACCAGATGATCTGGCGCCCCGATCCGAGCGGCCCGCGCAGCCTCGGCGTGTTCGCGCGCGTGATGGGCGCGCCGGGCGACCGCAACCTGGTGAGCTTCTCGGCCAACGCGGGGATCGTGCTGAAGGCGCCGTTCGAAGGCCGCGACAACGACAGCGTCGGCCTCGCGGTTACCTACATCAAGATCGGCAATCACGTGACGTCGCTCGACCGCGACCAGATAGCATTCTCGAACGGCCCGTACGGCGTGCGCACACGCGAGACGACGCTCGAGGCGACCTACCAGTACCAGGTGAACCCGTGGTGGATCGTCCAGGCCGACGCGCAGTACACGTTCAACGCCGGCGCGGGCCAGAACCCGGGCGACGCGACCCAGCCGCTGCGCAACACGTTCGTGCTCGGCGCGCGTACGACGATCACGTTCTGA
- a CDS encoding IS110 family transposase — protein MNVTTIGIDLAKDIFQVHGVNEHGKPILRKQLKRHQIVAFFANLPGCLIGMEACASAHFWARKLQTLGHTVRLMAPQFVKPYVKTNKNDVADAEAICEAVARPNMRFVPIKNVDQQAVLALHRARQGFVRARTAQANQIRGLLGEFGLVMPRGITSIAQHVPQLIEDASNELPGSFRLLIQRLTDHLKELDRQVAEIETQIKAWHHASDASRRLAEIPGIGPITASALVASIGDGKCFSNARQLAAWLGLVPRQHSSGGRPTLLGISKHGDTYLRTLMVHGARAVVRYCANKDDAFSGWLHRLLTRRHKNVAVVAVANRNARIAWALLTQGTAFRSDYAPSVAAA, from the coding sequence ATGAACGTTACTACGATCGGCATTGACCTCGCCAAGGACATCTTCCAGGTCCACGGTGTGAACGAGCACGGCAAGCCGATATTGAGGAAGCAACTGAAACGGCACCAGATAGTCGCGTTCTTTGCGAACCTTCCAGGGTGCCTCATCGGCATGGAAGCCTGCGCCAGCGCCCACTTCTGGGCACGCAAGCTGCAGACGCTCGGCCATACGGTGAGGCTCATGGCTCCCCAGTTCGTTAAACCCTATGTGAAGACGAACAAGAACGACGTTGCCGATGCCGAAGCGATCTGCGAAGCGGTGGCGCGACCCAACATGCGGTTTGTGCCCATCAAGAACGTCGATCAACAGGCGGTTCTTGCATTGCACCGAGCCCGCCAAGGGTTCGTTCGGGCGCGTACCGCGCAGGCCAATCAGATCCGCGGGCTGCTGGGGGAATTCGGTTTGGTGATGCCGCGGGGGATCACCAGCATTGCCCAGCACGTACCTCAGCTCATCGAAGACGCCAGCAATGAACTGCCGGGGTCATTCCGTCTGTTGATACAGCGCTTGACGGACCACTTGAAGGAGCTTGACCGGCAGGTCGCAGAGATCGAGACGCAGATCAAGGCGTGGCATCACGCGAGCGACGCCAGTCGCCGACTGGCAGAGATTCCCGGCATCGGCCCGATTACGGCCAGCGCTCTGGTTGCCTCGATCGGCGACGGCAAGTGCTTCAGCAATGCCCGGCAACTGGCGGCGTGGTTAGGTCTGGTACCCAGACAGCATTCGAGCGGAGGCAGGCCGACGCTGCTGGGTATCAGCAAGCACGGCGATACCTACCTGCGGACACTGATGGTGCACGGCGCGCGGGCTGTCGTTCGCTATTGCGCCAACAAGGACGATGCGTTCTCGGGCTGGCTTCATCGCTTGCTCACGCGCCGGCACAAGAACGTCGCCGTGGTGGCAGTGGCGAATAGGAACGCCCGGATTGCCTGGGCGCTGCTCACGCAAGGCACTGCGTTCCGATCGGATTACGCGCCGTCCGTGGCCGCTGCGTAA
- the groL gene encoding chaperonin GroEL (60 kDa chaperone family; promotes refolding of misfolded polypeptides especially under stressful conditions; forms two stacked rings of heptamers to form a barrel-shaped 14mer; ends can be capped by GroES; misfolded proteins enter the barrel where they are refolded when GroES binds), protein MAAKDVVFGDSARSKMVEGVNILANAVKVTLGPKGRNVVLERSFGGPTVTKDGVSVAKEIELKDKLQNMGAQMVKEVASKTSDNAGDGTTTATVLAQSIVREGMKYVASGMNPMDLKRGIDKAVAAAVEELKKISKPCTTNKEIAQVGSISANSDTSIGDRIAEAMDKVGKEGVITVEDGKSLADELDVVEGMQFDRGYLSPYFINNPEKQVAVLDNPFVLLHDKKVSNIRDLLPVLEQVAKAGRPLLIIAEDIEGEALATLVVNNIRGILKTVAVKAPGFGDRRKAMLEDIAILTGGQVIAEETGLTLEKATLAELGQAKRIEVGKENTTIIDGAGEAVNIEARVKQVRAQIEEATSDYDREKLQERVAKLAGGVAVIKVGAATEVEMKEKKARVEDALHATRAAVEEGIVAGGGVALIRARTAIAGLTGANADQNAGIKIVLRAMEEPLRQIVTNGGEEASVVVAAVAAGTGNYGYNAATGEYVDMVEAGVVDPTKVTRTALQNAASVAGLLLTTDAAVAELPKEDAPMPGGMPGGMGGMGMDM, encoded by the coding sequence ATGGCAGCTAAAGACGTCGTATTCGGCGATTCCGCCCGTTCGAAGATGGTCGAAGGCGTGAACATTCTCGCCAACGCAGTCAAGGTCACGCTGGGTCCGAAGGGCCGCAACGTGGTGCTCGAGCGCAGCTTCGGCGGCCCGACGGTCACCAAGGACGGTGTGTCGGTCGCGAAGGAAATCGAGCTGAAGGACAAGCTCCAGAACATGGGCGCGCAAATGGTCAAGGAAGTTGCTTCCAAGACCAGCGACAACGCAGGCGACGGCACGACGACGGCAACCGTCCTCGCGCAATCGATCGTCCGCGAAGGCATGAAGTACGTCGCATCGGGCATGAACCCGATGGACCTGAAGCGCGGCATCGACAAGGCAGTCGCAGCGGCTGTCGAGGAGCTGAAGAAGATCAGCAAGCCGTGCACGACGAACAAGGAAATCGCACAGGTCGGCTCGATCTCGGCGAACAGCGACACGTCGATCGGCGATCGCATCGCTGAAGCGATGGACAAGGTCGGCAAGGAAGGCGTCATCACCGTCGAAGACGGCAAGTCGCTGGCCGACGAACTCGACGTCGTCGAAGGCATGCAGTTCGACCGCGGCTACCTGTCGCCGTACTTCATCAACAACCCGGAAAAGCAAGTCGCCGTCCTCGACAACCCGTTCGTGCTGCTGCACGACAAGAAGGTGTCGAACATCCGTGATCTGCTGCCGGTGCTCGAGCAAGTCGCGAAGGCTGGCCGTCCGCTGCTGATCATCGCTGAGGACATCGAAGGCGAAGCGCTCGCAACGCTGGTCGTGAACAACATCCGCGGCATCCTGAAGACCGTTGCGGTCAAGGCGCCTGGCTTCGGCGATCGTCGCAAGGCGATGCTGGAAGACATCGCGATCCTGACGGGCGGCCAGGTGATCGCCGAAGAAACCGGCCTGACGCTCGAGAAGGCAACGCTGGCAGAACTGGGCCAGGCGAAGCGCATCGAAGTGGGCAAGGAAAACACGACGATCATCGACGGCGCAGGCGAAGCCGTGAACATCGAAGCACGCGTGAAGCAAGTGCGCGCGCAAATCGAAGAAGCGACGTCGGACTACGACCGTGAAAAGCTGCAAGAGCGCGTGGCCAAGCTGGCCGGCGGTGTTGCAGTGATCAAGGTCGGTGCTGCGACCGAAGTCGAAATGAAGGAAAAGAAGGCACGTGTCGAAGACGCACTGCACGCCACGCGCGCAGCTGTGGAAGAAGGCATCGTGGCAGGCGGCGGCGTTGCGCTGATCCGCGCTCGCACCGCGATCGCAGGCCTGACCGGCGCGAACGCCGACCAGAACGCCGGCATCAAGATCGTGCTGCGCGCAATGGAAGAGCCGCTGCGCCAGATCGTCACGAACGGCGGTGAAGAAGCCAGCGTCGTGGTGGCGGCAGTTGCTGCAGGTACGGGCAACTACGGCTACAACGCGGCGACGGGCGAGTACGTCGACATGGTCGAAGCCGGCGTCGTCGACCCGACCAAGGTCACGCGTACCGCACTTCAGAACGCAGCTTCGGTTGCAGGCCTGCTGCTGACGACGGACGCAGCGGTTGCCGAACTGCCGAAGGAAGACGCACCGATGCCGGGCGGCATGCCGGGCGGCATGGGCGGCATGGGCATGGACATGTAA
- a CDS encoding lysozyme inhibitor LprI family protein, with the protein MRTIVLIAFATAASLPPDSFAAPNSVIPSERELRAECSYEITGVKECLQKKRQDSEANLKHAEDKAENLFDRWDEDSKYIRITKARFVASKKAFAKYREAQCAFASSLGGGAIGNALEMQRLACVAELNNRRADQLRDAVSGLPLK; encoded by the coding sequence ATGCGAACAATAGTGCTCATAGCCTTTGCAACAGCAGCGTCCTTACCGCCGGATTCCTTCGCCGCACCAAATAGCGTCATTCCGAGTGAGCGAGAGCTTCGCGCCGAATGCTCATACGAAATAACCGGTGTAAAGGAATGTTTGCAGAAGAAACGGCAAGACAGTGAAGCCAATTTGAAGCATGCCGAAGACAAGGCAGAGAATTTGTTCGACAGATGGGATGAAGACTCCAAGTACATCCGAATTACGAAGGCAAGGTTTGTCGCTTCAAAAAAGGCATTTGCCAAATATCGCGAAGCACAATGCGCATTTGCTTCGTCTTTGGGTGGTGGTGCAATCGGCAACGCTCTCGAAATGCAGCGTTTGGCCTGCGTCGCGGAACTCAACAATAGACGAGCCGATCAACTACGCGACGCGGTATCTGGCTTGCCGTTGAAGTAG